The Candidatus Omnitrophota bacterium DNA segment ATCTAAAGGCAATATCATCGTGGAGCGGAGGAAAAGACAGTTGTTTTGCCTGTTATAAGGCAATGCAGCAGGGTTATGATATAAAATTGCTCTTGAATTTTGTCTCGCGGGAATCCAGGCGCGGGTGCTTCCATGGGATTGAAGGCAGACTGCTTAAGTTTCAGGCGGATTTAGTCGGAGTGCCCCTGGCCCAGCGGGAAGTCAGCCCGGATATGCAGAAATACGAAGCAGAATTCAAATCCGCGGTTACTGAGCTAAGGGGTAGCGATATCGGCTCAATGGTCTTTGGCGATATCTATCTTCTGGAGCACGAAAGCTGGATTGAGCGGGTTTGCGGGGATTTAAAAATTAAAGCCTTAGAGCCGCTTTGGAATAATTCTCCGGAAAACATTATTGCTGAGTTTTTAAAAGCAGGATTTAAGGCAATTATTGTCAGCTGCAAGGCAGATATAATGGGCCAGGAATTTCTCGGCCGCTATATTGACCAAGACTTAGTTGAGGAATTGAAAAAAAGAGGTATTTGCCCCTGCGGGGAGAAAGGAGAATTTCATACTTTAGTGGTGGATGGGCCGATATTCAGCCGGCCGATTAAAATTTTAAAGGCTGAACCGATAATCAAGGAAAGTTTTTGGAAACACTGGTTCTTAGACATTCAAGAATACGCTTAGTACTCCTTATAGCAAAAAATAAGATAAAAAATGTGGTATCAAAAACTACCGTTTAGAATAGGCGCTACGTCATATATTTACCCTGATGACATTTTACCGAATGTGCGTAAATTAAAAGGGGAAATTGATGATATAGAGTTGGTTTTGTTTAAAACCGATAATGCAGGGAACATCCCTAAGCGGAGAGACCTGCAGGAATTAAAACGCATCAGCAGTAAGTGGAATTTAACATACACTGTTCACCTGCCTTTAGATATTGATCTTGGCACTGCGATAGGGGATAAAAGGAAAGATTCAATAAAAAAGACAAGGATGCTTATTGAATGCTTATCTGTTCTTAACCCTTATGCTTATATATTACATCTTAATTTATCAAAACAGGACGAAAGGAATATTCAGTTTTGGCAAGACAGGATCAATCAGGCGTTAAAAATGATAGCTAGGCTTCAACTAGTATTACCGCAAAATATCGCTATTGAGAATTTAAGCTATCCTTTTAGTTATATAGATACTTTAATTCTGGAAAATGGTTTTTCAACCTGTGTAGATATAGGTCACCTTATTATTATGGGGGTTAGTCCGTTAAAGCACCTAAAAAGATATTTTAGCGCGACTCGCGTTATTCATCTTCATGGCGTCAATAGAAACAAGGATCACACGTCTCTGAAATATCTTGATGCAGTATTGATAAATCGCATAGTTCGGTTTTTAAAAGACAGCAACTACTGCGGCGTATTAACCCTAGAAGTGTTTTCGCAAACAGACTTTAAAGAGTCTCTGGATGTATTAAGAGAGGAGGTGATAAAAAATAAGTAAAGTTTAAAGAGTGGCGTTGGTATAAATATAATTTTAACAATTTTTCCAGATAGGCAGAGGAAGTAAAGGTGTAATCCCTTTCGCTGCCCCGCAACGGTAATCCCGGCAACCTAACGGTATGCCGGCAAGCCCGGACGATTGCCTATTACGGAAGTATTCTCGAGGGAGGAGAAGAAATGAAAAAGAAAGTTTTGAGTTTTATACTTATGACAATTTTGTTTACGTTTAATCAGGCTTGGGCAGATGAAACACAAGCTGCAGGCGTTAAGGAAGAGTCAATAGCGGATGCTGGAGAAAAAGAAGCTTCTAATATCCAATATGACTTAGGTAATGTTATTGTTTCTGCTACAAAAACGGAAACCTACCAGGCTGAAATCGGGAGTTCAACCACTGTTATTACTGCCGAAAATATTAAAAAAACCGGTAAGCGCACTGT contains these protein-coding regions:
- a CDS encoding diphthine--ammonia ligase, giving the protein LKAISSWSGGKDSCFACYKAMQQGYDIKLLLNFVSRESRRGCFHGIEGRLLKFQADLVGVPLAQREVSPDMQKYEAEFKSAVTELRGSDIGSMVFGDIYLLEHESWIERVCGDLKIKALEPLWNNSPENIIAEFLKAGFKAIIVSCKADIMGQEFLGRYIDQDLVEELKKRGICPCGEKGEFHTLVVDGPIFSRPIKILKAEPIIKESFWKHWFLDIQEYA
- the cbiR gene encoding cobamide remodeling phosphodiesterase CbiR, with the translated sequence MWYQKLPFRIGATSYIYPDDILPNVRKLKGEIDDIELVLFKTDNAGNIPKRRDLQELKRISSKWNLTYTVHLPLDIDLGTAIGDKRKDSIKKTRMLIECLSVLNPYAYILHLNLSKQDERNIQFWQDRINQALKMIARLQLVLPQNIAIENLSYPFSYIDTLILENGFSTCVDIGHLIIMGVSPLKHLKRYFSATRVIHLHGVNRNKDHTSLKYLDAVLINRIVRFLKDSNYCGVLTLEVFSQTDFKESLDVLREEVIKNK